The region GGGAGGAAGGGCAACGTGTGGAAGACTCCAGCCAGCACGCTGCCGAGAGGAGCGTCAATGTGTTTGAGATCTGCAACAGCGACGGACTATGGCTGAGGCAGGAGTCAGTAAGCAGGAATGCGACATGCGACGTTGCAACTGGAATAACTCAACCCACAATTACACCAGGGACGACAGCCTCCAAGGAAGCCAGTGAATGCATCGGACCTGATTGTAGTCCACTTGATTTTTTGACCAACAAGAGCGTTGACGGGAGGGGCCACTTCATCAATCTCACTAGCGAAGAGAGGCTACATGTTCTTGGCATCGAGCATGACGCTTTGACATTGCTGTCTCTTGTCGTGCCGCTGTATTTCATCCTATGGCAACTTCTTGGCTGTCTCGGGCTCGGCGCCTGGATTGCCAATAACCTCCCCGGTCCAGCTGTGGCAAATGGCATTAACCCTTGGTGGCTGGGCATATTTAACGGAGTCTCTGCATTCAACAACTCGGGCATGTCGCTCCTCGATGCGAATGTAGTTCCTTATCAAGGAGCCTACTATGTGCTCATTACCATGAGCCTGCTGATTCTTGTAGGAAACACAGCATACCCTATCATCCTTCGGCTCATATTCTGGGTCTCCTTACACGGTTTAAGATTATTGTCAGCTAAACCTCGTGTTACCAAGTGGAAATTAACCGTTGAGTATATTCTAAGGTATCCCAGACGAGTGTCCACGAATTTATTTCCAGCATGTCACACGTGGTGGCTGGTGTTTATGGTTCTATTACTCAATGGAATAGACTGGGCCGCGTTTGAACTTTTAAATATCGGGAATCCTGTGATTACAGCGATACCTGTGGGGCCCCGTCTCTTAGACGGCCTCTTCCAAGCGTTTGGTGAGTGACCCTCCTACACCCAAGTTGTTGGCTTTTTGTTACTGACGTTTCTATTCTTTAGCCGTTCGATCCGGAGGCTTCTATGTAGTCCCAATCGCCAAATTACACATTGGCCTTCTCGTATTATATGTTATCATGATGTATATTTCAGCATTCCCggtcatcatcaccatgcgcCACTCAAATATCTACGCAGAGCGCTCCATAGGCACCTACACCACGAACGCCCAAGAATCGGATATCAATGGTTCATCAACTCAAGACGGTACAGCGACGGAATCTGGAAGCCTGTTCATCTCACAGCAAATCAAAGGCCAACTGGCACGTGACATCTGGTTACTCGctctcgccatcttcatcatttCCGTGATTGAAGCGTCACATTTTAGAGAGGATCCAGTTTCATATAGCGTCTTTAACATTATATTCGAGGTTGTTTCGGCGTATGGATGTGTTGGCATATCTGTTGGTCTGCCGTCAGTGAATTACAGCTTTTGTGGCGGCTGGCATAGTGGCAGCAAGTTGGTGCTCTGCCTTGTTATGTTGGGGGGTCGGCATAGAGGTTTACCGGCTGCTATGGATCATGCGGTACGCCTGGCTGGGAAACACTTGCATTGGGAAGAGCAA is a window of Pochonia chlamydosporia 170 chromosome 5, whole genome shotgun sequence DNA encoding:
- a CDS encoding cation transporter (similar to Colletotrichum fioriniae PJ7 XP_007600601.1), whose product is MQRRQGPGGAQPVRSRRGVVRLGISHIDFISIHYVYFIIVPLLCSIIFWASSDPEFSISYTDSLFLVVSAITEAGLNTVDLSRLTTWQQILLCLLILFGSAIWVSIWLIVARRRSIRRLLETDCLNRLGNIRREEGQRVEDSSQHAAERSVNVFEICNSDGLWLRQESVSRNATCDVATGITQPTITPGTTASKEASECIGPDCSPLDFLTNKSVDGRGHFINLTSEERLHVLGIEHDALTLLSLVVPLYFILWQLLGCLGLGAWIANNLPGPAVANGINPWWLGIFNGVSAFNNSGMSLLDANVVPYQGAYYVLITMSLLILVGNTAYPIILRLIFWVSLHGLRLLSAKPRVTKWKLTVEYILRYPRRVSTNLFPACHTWWLVFMVLLLNGIDWAAFELLNIGNPVITAIPVGPRLLDAVRSGGFYVVPIAKLHIGLLVLYVIMMYISAFPVIITMRHSNIYAERSIGTYTTNAQESDINGSSTQDGTATESGSLFISQQIKGQLARDIWLLALAIFIISVIEASHFREDPVSYSVFNIIFEVVSAYGCVGISVGLPSVNYSFCGGWHSGSKLVLCLVMLGGRHRGLPAAMDHAVRLAGKHLHWEEQEDGMVGRIVSPNWC